DNA from Acidobacteriota bacterium:
TATCCCGATCCGACCCAGTTCGACCCGGATGACTCTCACTACGACCCGAAATCGGACCCGGAGAATCCCCGGTGGTACCTCGTCGACATCGAGTTCGAGTGCAAGTTCGACGAGCCCGTCACCCTGGCCGAGCTACGCCAGCGGCCCGACCTGGAGGGAATGGCCCTGCTCCGCCGGGGCCAGCGGCTCTCCGTTCAGCCAGTGACCGAACGGGAGTGGCGGATCGTGTGCGCGATGGCTGGGGCGCGCTAACTTCGGTCAGTTCACGTTCGCGACGCGGACGCTTCCCGAGCCCGTGTCGAGGATCACGCTCGCATCGCCGTCGCCGGCAATGAACCGCATCTCGCCCCGCGACTTGTGCAGCGTCTTCGCGATCGGCACGTCGACGTCGATGCCGCCGCTTCCGATGTCGATGTCGAACCGGGCCGACAGATCCTCCGGAACCAGCATGACGATGCCGCCGGAGCCGGTGCCGATCTCGAACCTGCCGTCACCCATCCGCTCGAGGGCCAGATGCACCCTGCCGCTGCCCGTATCGATCTCCGCGGCGTCGGCGCCCGCGGACTCGACCCGAACGCTGCCGCTGCCCGTGTCGATCGACAACCGTTCGGCTTCCAGGCCGTCCACCGTGACTCCGCCGCTGCCGGTGTCAATGTCGATCGCCTCGGCCGCCACTTCCGTCACCGCCACCGGGCCGCTGCCGGTGTCGATCGAGAGCGCCGAGCCCTCGAAACGGTCGAGACTGGCGCTGCCGCTGCCCGTGTCCAGGTCCAGCCGGCCGCGCACGTCCCGCACGGCCAAGCCACCGCTGCCGACACGGAGCTCGATCCGGCCGTCCAGTCCGGTTGCCTCCATGGCGCCGGCCTTCACGTCCAAGTCGAGGTCCGCGGCGAGGGTCTCGATCTGCACGTCACCCGCCCCGTGTTCGAGCGTGAGCGAAGCCCCCTCGGGCACGCGTATCACAAGATCGGCCCACACCTCCATGCCCCTGCCGCTCCGCTCGACCCGAACGCGACGACCCGAGACGGCCCGCAGGATCTCCCCCAGCAGGCTGCTGGATCGACCCTCGCGGAACCAGAGCTGAGCCCGCCGGCGGCTGAACTCCGGATACACGAACCGGCGCTCGTCGTCGACCGGGAAGACGACGTCCAGCCGGGCGCGGGAACCGCGCTCCTGTTCGATGTCGATGTTGCGCCGCACGCCGTCGGCGCCGCGCACGGAAACGTCGACCTCGAACTCGTCGCCGGCTGCCTGCCCGATAGTCACCTTGCCGATCAGGTTGGTGACCTCCAGCGAACGGGCGTCGAAGCGGTGGCTCTCGTCGAATTCGCCGAAGGCGGGCGTCGAAAGAGCCGCTGCGGCAGCCACCAGCGTCATGACCGCCAGGCCCCAACGCGGTGTCCGCGGCCCGCGGCGACCGATTGAGGCGTTGGAATCCGGAACGGGAATCGAAGGTCGGTTGGTCATCGCGCTCTCCCTGGTTCGGGGCAGGGCTTCCGTCACGGCCGGAAAGGACCGCCACCTGCCGCCCTTACCGCCATACAACGCAGGCAGGAGGCGGTGAGTTTCACCGCCGCCCTGCTGCTAGGGTTCGCCGCAGCGAGGGGCGTCAACGGATAAGGCGTTCGGGATCGATGGCCAGCTACAACAT
Protein-coding regions in this window:
- a CDS encoding EVE domain-containing protein — translated: MTDEPRQYWLMKSEPGEYSLDDLAHDGKTYWDGVRNYQARNLMRDRMRIGDGVLYYHSNAKPTAVVGLARVCSESYPDPTQFDPDDSHYDPKSDPENPRWYLVDIEFECKFDEPVTLAELRQRPDLEGMALLRRGQRLSVQPVTEREWRIVCAMAGAR
- a CDS encoding DUF4097 family beta strand repeat-containing protein produces the protein MTNRPSIPVPDSNASIGRRGPRTPRWGLAVMTLVAAAAALSTPAFGEFDESHRFDARSLEVTNLIGKVTIGQAAGDEFEVDVSVRGADGVRRNIDIEQERGSRARLDVVFPVDDERRFVYPEFSRRRAQLWFREGRSSSLLGEILRAVSGRRVRVERSGRGMEVWADLVIRVPEGASLTLEHGAGDVQIETLAADLDLDVKAGAMEATGLDGRIELRVGSGGLAVRDVRGRLDLDTGSGSASLDRFEGSALSIDTGSGPVAVTEVAAEAIDIDTGSGGVTVDGLEAERLSIDTGSGSVRVESAGADAAEIDTGSGRVHLALERMGDGRFEIGTGSGGIVMLVPEDLSARFDIDIGSGGIDVDVPIAKTLHKSRGEMRFIAGDGDASVILDTGSGSVRVANVN